A part of Desulfotomaculum nigrificans DSM 574 genomic DNA contains:
- a CDS encoding DUF2294 domain-containing protein, with amino-acid sequence MSQAVIEKRICDEFIKFQRELVGRGPECAKVMICKDMVIIRSTGVLTKEEKHVCSSRKGRALVKQLRLELRDTYIERIEAIIAQITDTGVKSSHGDISVRTGEHIEVFIMEQDLEKKFKK; translated from the coding sequence ATGTCGCAAGCGGTAATTGAAAAACGGATTTGCGATGAGTTTATCAAGTTCCAACGGGAACTAGTTGGTCGGGGGCCGGAGTGTGCCAAAGTTATGATCTGTAAGGACATGGTCATTATCAGGTCAACCGGAGTTCTGACTAAAGAGGAAAAACATGTATGTAGCTCTCGTAAAGGAAGAGCTTTAGTAAAACAATTAAGGCTAGAGCTTAGAGATACCTACATTGAGCGAATTGAGGCAATTATTGCTCAGATAACCGACACTGGTGTTAAAAGTAGTCATGGTGATATTAGTGTAAGAACAGGAGAGCATATTGAAGTATTTATTATGGAACAAGACTTAGAAAAAAAGTTTAAAAAATAG
- a CDS encoding IS30 family transposase codes for MAVTFKSTTSVRSFKHLSVFERGQIAALLKEGKSQRYIAKKLGRSPSTISREIKRGTTTQRRSDLSTYEKYFPETGQAVYEKNRMNCGAKCKVAQVEGFLKFAENKILRDKWSPDVVVGACKKDPNWQNTAIVCTKTLYNYIDQGLLAVRNIDLTLKTRLKPKRKGLRPNKRIMGQSIDCRPAEVQQRQTFGHWEIDTVIGKRANDSVILTLTERKTRHELLFLLDAKDSQSVNKALLKLKDYYGERISQVFRTITADNGSEFSELANTLQQWGIKAYFTHPYSSWERGTNERHNGLIRRFVPKGKAIKDFSAATIYRIQNWLNKLPRKILGYKTPEECFCEELSKIA; via the coding sequence ATGGCTGTTACATTTAAGTCTACCACATCTGTACGTTCTTTTAAACACCTAAGTGTCTTTGAAAGAGGACAAATAGCTGCGCTGTTAAAAGAGGGTAAGAGCCAACGTTACATAGCTAAAAAATTAGGCCGCTCACCAAGCACAATTAGCCGGGAGATTAAAAGAGGAACTACAACCCAAAGGCGCTCTGACTTGTCAACTTATGAAAAATATTTTCCGGAAACCGGGCAGGCGGTTTACGAAAAAAATCGTATGAACTGTGGGGCAAAGTGCAAGGTGGCCCAGGTTGAAGGTTTTCTAAAATTTGCAGAAAACAAGATACTACGTGATAAATGGTCCCCGGATGTAGTTGTCGGTGCATGCAAAAAAGATCCCAATTGGCAAAATACTGCAATTGTTTGCACGAAAACCTTATATAACTACATCGATCAAGGGTTACTGGCTGTTCGTAATATCGATTTAACCCTCAAAACGAGATTAAAGCCAAAGAGGAAGGGATTACGTCCAAACAAACGAATAATGGGACAAAGTATCGACTGTCGACCGGCAGAAGTGCAACAACGCCAGACTTTTGGGCATTGGGAAATTGATACGGTAATAGGTAAAAGAGCAAATGATTCAGTCATTCTAACCCTAACTGAACGAAAAACCAGACATGAGCTACTTTTCCTTTTAGATGCTAAGGATAGCCAATCTGTTAATAAAGCCCTCTTAAAACTTAAAGATTATTACGGAGAACGAATTTCACAAGTATTTCGGACAATTACCGCTGATAATGGTTCAGAGTTCAGCGAATTGGCCAATACGTTACAACAATGGGGTATTAAAGCATACTTCACTCATCCCTATTCTTCTTGGGAACGTGGAACTAATGAACGCCATAATGGGTTAATACGCCGGTTTGTTCCTAAAGGGAAAGCCATTAAGGATTTTTCAGCGGCCACGATTTACCGCATACAAAATTGGCTAAATAAGCTTCCACGTAAAATATTAGGATATAAGACGCCTGAAGAATGTTTTTGCGAAGAGCTGTCCAAAATAGCTTAA
- a CDS encoding SLC13 family permease, with protein sequence MEANGQVIFATAIFLATYAIIISEKIHRTIIALLGAMLVIVGGILSQEKAVEAIDFNTIGLLVGMMIIVGIARNSGIFEYLAVRAAKQSKGEPIAIMISLAIITATLSAFLDNVTTVLLIVPVTFSIAKSLEINPTPILLAEVLASNIGGTATLIGDPPNIMIGSATGLGFMDFVINLTPVIIVIMAVTVLLLRFIYRKQLVVKEELKQNIMNLNPDDEIKDHVLLKKSLFVIALTIGGFLIHQYVHLESATIALGGAALLLLITRDEPEHALAAVEWPVIFFFVGLFILVGALEQVGVIEWIAKESLKLTGGKMLPTGMLILWLSAIASAFVDNIPFVATMIPLIQDMGRLGGIHDLNPLWWALSLGACLGGNGTIIGASANVVVAGMAEKRGYKWTFVGFMKVAFPLMLVSIIISTIYLYFFYLS encoded by the coding sequence GTGGAAGCAAACGGCCAAGTAATATTTGCCACAGCAATTTTTTTAGCAACTTATGCTATTATCATCTCGGAAAAGATTCACCGAACAATTATTGCCTTATTAGGGGCCATGTTAGTTATTGTAGGAGGAATTCTCAGCCAAGAAAAGGCTGTTGAAGCCATTGATTTTAATACCATTGGCTTACTGGTGGGAATGATGATTATTGTGGGTATCGCCAGAAATTCGGGAATTTTTGAGTATTTAGCGGTAAGGGCGGCCAAACAAAGTAAGGGCGAACCTATAGCTATTATGATTTCCCTGGCTATTATTACAGCAACTTTATCTGCGTTTTTGGATAATGTAACCACAGTTTTACTGATTGTCCCGGTTACTTTCTCCATTGCCAAGTCACTGGAAATTAACCCCACGCCCATCTTGTTGGCTGAGGTACTGGCTTCTAATATCGGTGGTACTGCTACCTTAATCGGTGATCCCCCAAACATTATGATTGGTTCTGCCACCGGCCTCGGATTTATGGATTTTGTAATCAATCTGACACCGGTAATTATTGTTATCATGGCTGTCACTGTATTGTTACTGAGGTTTATTTATCGTAAACAATTGGTGGTAAAAGAAGAACTCAAGCAGAACATTATGAATCTTAACCCGGATGATGAAATTAAGGATCACGTTCTATTAAAGAAATCATTATTTGTTATTGCATTAACCATTGGGGGATTTCTAATTCACCAGTATGTACATCTGGAGTCAGCCACCATTGCCCTGGGTGGAGCCGCTCTGTTATTATTGATTACTCGGGATGAACCGGAACATGCCCTGGCAGCGGTGGAATGGCCGGTAATTTTCTTCTTTGTTGGGTTATTTATTTTGGTAGGGGCTTTGGAACAAGTTGGGGTTATTGAATGGATTGCTAAAGAATCTTTGAAACTCACCGGAGGTAAGATGCTACCAACCGGTATGCTGATTTTGTGGTTATCGGCCATTGCCTCAGCTTTTGTTGACAATATTCCCTTTGTAGCCACCATGATTCCTTTAATTCAAGATATGGGTAGATTAGGAGGCATTCATGATCTGAACCCACTGTGGTGGGCCCTATCACTGGGGGCTTGCCTGGGTGGTAACGGTACCATTATCGGGGCATCAGCAAACGTGGTGGTGGCTGGAATGGCCGAAAAGAGAGGCTACAAATGGACATTTGTCGGTTTTATGAAAGTAGCCTTTCCTTTAATGCTGGTGTCCATTATAATATCAACCATTTATCTATACTTTTTCTACTTGTCTTAA